Part of the Candidatus Aenigmatarchaeota archaeon genome, TGGGATGGGAATTGTTTATTGTACAACCCTTGGTGTTTATTCCTTAATTTTGGGAAGAACAACACCAGCAGTAATATTTTTATCTTGTTCTGGGGCTTTACTTGGATTCCTCAAATACAATTGGTTTCCGGCAAAAATACTATCTGGGGACAGTATCCAATATTTATTGGGATCTGTTGTTGCTACTGGAGTTATAATAGGCAATATTGAAAAAGCTGGTTTGATTTTGATGATACCTTTTTTTATTGAACTTTTATTGAAAATAAGAGGAAAGATTGAAACAGGGAAGTTTGGAGTTAGGTGCATGGGAATCTTGAGAAAGGATGGAAAACTAGACCCACCTTTTGGTAAAAAGATATATTCATGGACTCATTTAATCATGAATATAAAACCAATGACAGAAAAACAGGTTACTATGATGCTGATACTAATGCAGGTGGTCTTTTCAATTATTTTTTGGTTTGTTGTTAACTTGGTGATTTAGATTTATTATATTTTTTTCATTTTAAAAATTATATAACAAGATGGGAATAAATAAGCTAGTAAAGAATTTTGAAATATTTTCGGAGATAAATTTATTAAAAATGTTATCAATTTACTTATTGGCCAAAAAAATTTTTCATAATTACCTAAATTATAAATTATCTTTCTTTTAATCATCTTGAATTTATATTTTCCATATTCCGGATAATTCTTTTTTTCGCAAGTAAAATAATCGAAACTACTATAATTAAAAAATCTTTTATGGTCAGTATCATGCGCTGCCACTGAAGAAAAAAAGGGTACTTTGACATTAAAAGTACCATTTTTTTTCAATATCCTGTGAACTTCTATAACAATATTGAATGGGTTTTCTAAATGTTCCAATACGTCTTGAGCATAAACAACATCAAAAGAAAAGTCTTTGAATGGAAGATTTCTATCAATATCACAGATAAGATCAACCTCTTTGGTTATTTTCTTATCCACACCAATTACTCTATAATTCTTAATTTTTACTTTATTTTCTCCACACCCAAGATCCAAAATTTTCATATAATTAAATTTTAAATGAATAAAAAGAAATTTCTTTAGATTAAATAATTACTTATGAAAATTTGTTTGGTTGCCAGTGGGGGTGGGCATCTTAAAGAAATAACTTTTTTAGAACCTTTTTATAGAAATCATAAACATTTTTTTGTTACATTCGAAAGGCCGAATACACTTTTTTTAATAGAAAAAAAGGTTTATTTTATTACCGACCCAAAAAGAAATATATTTAAATTAATTAAGAATTCAATTCAATCGATTAAAATAATAAAAAATGAGAAGCCAAACTTAATCATAACAACTGGGGCCGGTGTTGCGATACCAATTTGTTATATTGGAAAAATTTTTGGTTCAAAAATTGTTTTCATAGAAAGTTTTTGTAGAACTAAAAAACCATCACTTTCAGGAAAAATTTTGTACCCAATTTCTGATTTATTTATAATTCAGTGGAAGAGACTGAAAAAATATTTTCCCAGAGCTATCTATGGAGGTACACTTATATGATATTCGTTACTGTTGGTTCAAACGAACATCAATTCAATCGATTGTTAGAGGAGATAGATAAACTTGCTGGATCCAGCAAATTGAATGATAAAATTATTGCTCAAATAGGAAATTCCACCTATATTCCAAAAAATATTGAATATTTTAAATTCAAACCATATAATGAAATAGA contains:
- a CDS encoding class I SAM-dependent methyltransferase — protein: MKILDLGCGENKVKIKNYRVIGVDKKITKEVDLICDIDRNLPFKDFSFDVVYAQDVLEHLENPFNIVIEVHRILKKNGTFNVKVPFFSSVAAHDTDHKRFFNYSSFDYFTCEKKNYPEYGKYKFKMIKRKIIYNLGNYEKFFWPISKLITFLINLSPKIFQNSLLAYLFPSCYIIFKMKKI
- the pssD gene encoding PssD/Cps14F family polysaccharide biosynthesis glycosyltransferase; this translates as MKICLVASGGGHLKEITFLEPFYRNHKHFFVTFERPNTLFLIEKKVYFITDPKRNIFKLIKNSIQSIKIIKNEKPNLIITTGAGVAIPICYIGKIFGSKIVFIESFCRTKKPSLSGKILYPISDLFIIQWKRLKKYFPRAIYGGTLI